GATTACAATAACCTCATCAAAGAAATGAACGATGGAAATGCCGACTGGCAGATTATTACGTATGCCCATTCAAAACATACGTTTACAGATCCGAAATCTCCGGATTATAATGCAACAATGGCTAAAAGAGCATGGAACCATACTCTGATGTTCCTGAAAGAAATACTGAAATAGAATTACTAACCAAAATAAAAAAGGCAAATCCGCAGTTCAGTGGATTTGCCTTTTATTTTTTATCAGAATTAATTATGGTTTAGCTTGCAGCTCTACATCATATTTCTTTGGGGAATATTTGGTCAGAGAGCCTGTAGCAGCATCAATTCCCACTCCTATTGCTCCTCCGAGAATAATATTCAGTAAAGTCACAGCATTAAAGTTTTTGGTAAGCTTTACTTCTTTCTTCTCAAATCCTTCTTTTTCAAAGGTAACCATCTGCTTACCCAAAGCTCTTGGGATTTTAGTTGTACAAGGTGTTGTACATTTTTCTATTCCTTTGTGAAACACTTTTGCCCCTTCAGGATTTGAAGAAAAAGCTATTGAATCCTGAGTTCCTGTAAAAATGGTTGCACATGAAGTGGTAGAAAAGGCAATCCCCAGCATCAATACAATTGATAATTTGTTTTTCATAGATCTTAATTAGTTCATTTTTTTAAGTCCGCGAACTTACAAAATAATTCAAAAACAAACGCTATCAATGGATGCAAATATCTTACAAAACATAGTAATCATAAGGATTACAGGATAATAAATCACAAAAACGCACCTTAGTGCGCTCTTTCATCAATATTAGTTTTTACCGGTACATCTTTATTTTTTTATAATGGGTAATGAACCTGCATTTCCATTACTGGAGCTCCAGTTTACATAATAAGTTCCTGATAATCCTTTTTGAAGATCTATCG
The sequence above is a segment of the Chryseobacterium culicis genome. Coding sequences within it:
- a CDS encoding PEGA domain-containing protein, yielding MKNKLSIVLMLGIAFSTTSCATIFTGTQDSIAFSSNPEGAKVFHKGIEKCTTPCTTKIPRALGKQMVTFEKEGFEKKEVKLTKNFNAVTLLNIILGGAIGVGIDAATGSLTKYSPKKYDVELQAKP